In the genome of Pseudobacteriovorax antillogorgiicola, one region contains:
- a CDS encoding xanthine dehydrogenase family protein molybdopterin-binding subunit, which translates to MHEDSKAGVSRRDFILGSTKIGTTAVVINYLGTDLSMAKAKENIIGQPSGAPEAWGQDLNKVPFRYDGLAKVMGQKLYAFDIRAKDLKGWPLDEERAVILRANDANKVFEGIDSKKIKKELGVDRLVSSPDLEKAGIKPDGFFTSSVMAQIGKDPQFLGQPVGLAYFSDTERFLDVRPRLADISSYLKFGASTKSESAKAYGTSRIVRYTDDKGQELFSYAKDGSFRPPWQSPNLNGSNNARASYYAEKIKKDLNGNKWQLVEGKFGTQSVDPVFMEAEGGLAWYDPDKRELHMTLGTQSPLDDAEGCLKMLAKAKSIKIDRVVVNTCYPGGGFGGRDHSEFPLYLCLAAIFNPGKSIRVVHSRFDQFQAGLKRHAAQIKTKLAVDKQGKFQAFHTDMTLDGGGQNNYSFAVQNVGGRNASSGYAFPRSWVDSQAKPSIGVPAGSMRGFGSLQAAFAMECLVDEAAEKLKIDPIDLRMKNIITDPQAVHTGTVPLFRINSDLLLEKARQTSLWKNRDRDKKNRSKGDTLYGVGVALAVKSYGKNPGDTCLSTVMIDADGKLSMHTNSVDMGNGTATTLPQSLSGPLGRHADQIKMGVSSEFEALKLYSKRARSQEDQDKFAKDPRWVPFKAMSTAASAGAYQMRHACIQAAEVLLKHGLWPAALSIWQKTPEQLPWRKDQIRWEDGALSVPGQVKIPLKTLAAQAHKKGLVTGAMVHTYYRAGWTTARYSIEGQDQELKADALALRHGKGEDFKVLTRSEVNYPPMSHFDKGADLYTPYAVVAAVEVNRKSGKVKVVGGETFLDCGQVVNKDIVEGQMHGAWAMGIGQTLFEDSPKHEGGPGQGGWNLHRYMVPRARDVAVESVKFNIVSGPVQDPPKGMAEVVLNAVPPAIVNAIAHATGKRFRQLPIQPKKILESLS; encoded by the coding sequence GTGCACGAAGACTCTAAAGCTGGGGTTAGTCGACGAGACTTTATCCTTGGATCAACCAAGATTGGCACCACAGCTGTGGTCATCAATTATCTGGGCACCGATTTGTCCATGGCTAAAGCAAAGGAAAATATCATTGGCCAGCCCTCTGGTGCGCCAGAAGCTTGGGGGCAGGACCTTAACAAAGTACCTTTTCGCTATGACGGCCTAGCCAAGGTCATGGGTCAGAAACTTTACGCTTTCGATATCAGAGCTAAAGATTTAAAAGGTTGGCCTCTTGATGAAGAACGAGCGGTTATTCTTCGTGCCAACGATGCCAACAAGGTCTTCGAAGGGATCGATTCCAAGAAAATCAAAAAGGAACTTGGTGTCGATCGGCTAGTCAGTAGCCCTGACCTTGAAAAAGCCGGGATAAAGCCAGATGGCTTTTTTACCTCTAGTGTCATGGCTCAAATAGGGAAGGACCCGCAGTTTTTAGGCCAACCAGTGGGCTTAGCCTATTTTTCAGACACTGAGCGATTCCTGGATGTAAGGCCAAGACTTGCTGACATTTCTAGCTACTTGAAATTTGGGGCATCTACTAAATCTGAATCGGCGAAGGCCTATGGTACAAGTCGTATTGTGCGCTATACGGATGACAAGGGCCAAGAGCTGTTCTCCTATGCCAAAGACGGTAGTTTCCGTCCCCCTTGGCAATCTCCCAACCTGAATGGTTCTAATAATGCCCGAGCTAGCTACTATGCGGAGAAGATCAAGAAGGATTTAAACGGCAATAAGTGGCAGCTTGTTGAAGGAAAGTTCGGCACCCAAAGCGTTGATCCAGTGTTCATGGAGGCAGAAGGCGGGTTAGCTTGGTATGATCCTGACAAGAGAGAGCTTCACATGACTTTGGGAACCCAGTCTCCCTTAGATGATGCTGAAGGTTGTTTGAAAATGCTTGCTAAGGCTAAGAGCATTAAAATCGATAGGGTTGTAGTCAATACTTGTTATCCAGGTGGGGGATTTGGAGGCCGCGACCATTCGGAATTTCCTCTTTACCTATGCTTGGCAGCGATCTTTAACCCCGGAAAATCTATTCGCGTTGTTCATTCCCGCTTTGACCAGTTCCAAGCTGGCCTCAAGCGCCATGCAGCGCAGATTAAAACCAAGCTGGCAGTTGATAAGCAAGGTAAATTTCAAGCCTTTCATACAGATATGACCTTGGATGGTGGAGGGCAAAATAACTATAGTTTTGCAGTCCAAAATGTTGGTGGGCGGAATGCATCATCTGGGTACGCTTTCCCTCGCTCTTGGGTAGACTCTCAAGCTAAGCCGAGTATTGGTGTTCCAGCAGGTTCTATGCGCGGTTTTGGTAGTTTGCAAGCAGCCTTTGCTATGGAGTGTTTGGTTGATGAGGCAGCTGAAAAGTTAAAAATAGATCCGATAGACCTACGGATGAAGAATATCATTACTGATCCTCAGGCAGTGCATACAGGAACAGTACCGCTTTTTAGGATTAATTCTGATCTTCTCCTAGAAAAAGCTAGGCAGACGTCTCTTTGGAAGAACCGGGATAGGGATAAGAAAAATCGCTCTAAAGGCGATACCTTGTACGGGGTCGGTGTCGCCTTAGCGGTGAAAAGCTACGGTAAGAACCCAGGTGATACATGCTTATCGACGGTCATGATCGATGCCGATGGTAAGTTAAGTATGCACACCAACTCAGTGGATATGGGAAATGGAACTGCAACGACTCTGCCTCAATCCTTGTCAGGTCCATTGGGAAGGCATGCAGACCAGATCAAGATGGGAGTTAGCTCTGAATTCGAAGCCTTGAAGCTATATAGTAAGCGAGCAAGGAGTCAAGAAGATCAGGATAAGTTTGCCAAGGACCCTCGTTGGGTTCCGTTTAAGGCAATGTCGACAGCAGCCAGCGCCGGCGCTTATCAGATGAGGCATGCTTGTATCCAGGCAGCCGAAGTTCTATTGAAGCATGGACTATGGCCAGCAGCTCTATCCATTTGGCAAAAAACTCCGGAACAACTTCCTTGGCGAAAAGATCAGATACGCTGGGAGGATGGTGCTCTATCTGTTCCTGGGCAGGTTAAAATTCCATTGAAAACCTTAGCAGCTCAAGCTCATAAAAAAGGCCTGGTGACAGGGGCAATGGTTCATACCTATTATCGAGCTGGCTGGACTACTGCTCGGTATAGCATTGAAGGCCAGGATCAAGAGCTTAAGGCAGATGCATTAGCTCTGAGGCATGGTAAAGGGGAAGACTTTAAAGTGCTCACCCGTAGTGAGGTAAATTATCCTCCTATGAGTCACTTTGATAAGGGGGCTGATCTTTACACTCCCTATGCGGTGGTTGCTGCTGTTGAGGTGAATCGTAAGTCTGGAAAGGTAAAAGTTGTTGGTGGTGAGACATTCTTAGACTGTGGGCAAGTTGTAAACAAAGATATTGTTGAAGGGCAAATGCACGGCGCTTGGGCCATGGGAATTGGTCAAACCCTATTTGAAGATTCTCCTAAGCACGAGGGCGGTCCGGGACAAGGAGGTTGGAACTTACACCGATATATGGTTCCACGAGCCCGTGACGTTGCTGTGGAAAGTGTCAAATTCAATATTGTTTCAGGGCCGGTTCAGGATCCCCCCAAAGGGATGGCTGAGGTTGTGCTAAATGCAGTGCCACCTGCCATTGTCAATGCCATAGCACACGCAACAGGAAAACGATTTCGTCAGCTGCCAATACAGCCCAAAAAGATCTTGGAGTCACTATCATGA
- a CDS encoding (2Fe-2S)-binding protein: protein MSKKVTVQLTINKKTIKEEVSPQRSLADFLHEKLGLTGTKVCCGMGVCKACTVAVKREGENKLERAQSCITPVASLSGSEITTVEGLSEEGKPNKLQQAFLKEYSFQCGFSTAGFLMGATLLMDELKRQPVKKSELDSAIEKSLGEHVCRCTGYVRYYKAIKETILSTPGLTTA from the coding sequence ATGAGTAAAAAAGTTACTGTCCAATTGACGATAAATAAGAAGACTATCAAGGAAGAGGTTTCACCCCAAAGAAGTCTTGCTGATTTTCTTCACGAAAAACTTGGCCTGACTGGTACTAAGGTTTGTTGTGGTATGGGAGTTTGTAAAGCTTGTACTGTCGCTGTGAAGCGAGAAGGGGAAAATAAGCTCGAAAGAGCCCAGTCATGCATCACACCAGTGGCTAGCTTATCTGGTTCAGAGATCACCACTGTAGAAGGCTTATCTGAAGAGGGCAAGCCTAATAAGTTGCAGCAGGCCTTTCTCAAGGAGTACTCTTTCCAGTGCGGGTTCTCAACCGCTGGCTTCTTGATGGGGGCAACCCTGCTGATGGATGAGCTAAAGCGCCAACCAGTGAAAAAGTCTGAACTCGATAGTGCTATCGAAAAAAGCCTTGGTGAGCATGTTTGCCGATGCACAGGCTATGTTCGTTACTATAAGGCCATTAAAGAAACGATTCTCTCTACACCTGGTTTAACCACCGCCTAG
- a CDS encoding XdhC family protein — MREIQQIKKYLAQQSQDDPSSWIVLATIVRTEGTTYRKPGAVMLLLDEVRQIGLLGGGSLEAQIHRDALKALNERQARLISFDLTDKHEALFGYATGCPGKVDILLEPFQVSSIVDDPARQAAMLGQSQGNWDWTALIWKPGGSSAQLVSRVCGGSDQTVLFGEVDQGALVTIKQAANQGHRGELQVKAESNVNILLQDVFRVPHIHIFGAGADADPLIELIVSLGWDYSIYDHRIEPEDEARFPSCSEVFNSYQVQKPVSPRSAAVLMTHNYYRDGEILSNLSSQTFDYVGLLGSRSRKLQMIEDGIWLDFHVHSPIGLPLGGRSPCAIALAIVAEIQESFFGSHGVGHEVRSKHALEKNGEEPPPMTVDI; from the coding sequence GTGCGAGAAATCCAGCAGATAAAAAAGTATCTTGCCCAGCAAAGTCAAGACGATCCCTCCTCTTGGATTGTATTAGCTACTATCGTTCGAACTGAAGGCACCACCTACAGAAAACCGGGAGCTGTCATGCTTCTCCTTGACGAAGTCCGTCAAATCGGTTTGTTGGGAGGAGGATCTCTAGAAGCTCAGATTCATCGGGATGCTCTGAAGGCATTGAACGAACGACAAGCTAGGCTCATTTCTTTTGATCTCACAGATAAACATGAAGCTTTGTTTGGCTATGCTACCGGTTGTCCGGGTAAGGTCGATATCCTTCTGGAACCCTTTCAAGTTTCAAGTATTGTTGATGATCCTGCCAGGCAGGCTGCTATGCTTGGCCAATCCCAAGGTAATTGGGATTGGACGGCACTAATCTGGAAGCCTGGTGGTAGTAGCGCACAGTTGGTCTCTCGCGTTTGTGGAGGGAGTGATCAAACAGTCCTTTTTGGAGAGGTTGATCAAGGGGCTCTGGTTACTATCAAACAAGCAGCCAATCAAGGCCATCGTGGTGAGCTACAGGTGAAAGCTGAGTCCAACGTCAATATTTTGCTTCAAGATGTTTTCCGTGTTCCTCATATCCATATCTTTGGAGCCGGAGCTGACGCAGATCCCTTGATTGAACTCATTGTGTCCCTAGGGTGGGACTACAGTATCTACGATCATAGGATTGAGCCAGAAGACGAAGCTCGTTTTCCAAGCTGCTCAGAGGTTTTTAATAGTTACCAGGTACAAAAGCCAGTGAGTCCCCGCTCAGCGGCTGTTTTGATGACTCACAACTATTACAGGGATGGAGAGATCCTGAGCAATCTCTCTAGCCAAACGTTTGATTATGTGGGCTTGTTAGGCTCTAGAAGCCGCAAGCTTCAGATGATAGAAGATGGGATTTGGCTGGACTTTCATGTCCATAGCCCCATTGGTCTTCCATTAGGGGGCCGGTCTCCTTGCGCTATAGCCTTGGCTATTGTTGCAGAGATTCAAGAGTCCTTTTTTGGAAGCCATGGGGTTGGTCATGAAGTTCGCTCCAAACACGCTTTGGAAAAAAATGGGGAGGAGCCACCCCCAATGACTGTAGATATTTAA